One genomic segment of Microcella indica includes these proteins:
- a CDS encoding arsenate reductase ArsC, translating into MSDTPTVLFVCVHNAGRSQMAAGYLRHFAGDRVEVLSAGSEPKDQINPTAVEAMAEEGIDIANNTPKVLTTEAVRDSDVVITMGCGDACPIFPGKRYEDWELEDPAGQGIESVRVIRDDIKGRIQALLAELVPTA; encoded by the coding sequence GTGTCCGACACCCCCACCGTCCTGTTCGTCTGCGTCCACAACGCCGGCCGCTCGCAGATGGCCGCCGGCTACTTGCGCCACTTCGCCGGCGACCGCGTCGAGGTGCTCTCGGCCGGTTCGGAGCCCAAGGATCAGATCAACCCGACCGCGGTCGAGGCGATGGCGGAGGAGGGCATCGACATCGCGAACAACACGCCCAAGGTGCTCACGACGGAGGCCGTGCGCGACTCGGACGTCGTCATCACGATGGGCTGCGGCGACGCGTGCCCGATCTTCCCCGGCAAGCGCTACGAAGATTGGGAGCTCGAGGACCCTGCCGGGCAGGGCATCGAGTCGGTGCGCGTGATCCGCGACGACATCAAGGGCCGCATCCAGGCGCTCCTCGCGGAGCTCGTCCCCACCGCCTGA
- a CDS encoding DUF3592 domain-containing protein, translated as MTEPLDAIAIAAEVFAWLALPVGLVLLVIGIGRRAWSSRYTTAKAVVATVRDRDAKIRWFGEEGEVRESTSPLTGQIPAVGDARTVWVHPSRPDTPRLDDPSHDGRVLLTLGGILTTVGAIATIVAFLLPLMASA; from the coding sequence GTGACCGAGCCCCTCGATGCCATCGCGATCGCCGCCGAGGTCTTCGCGTGGCTCGCCCTCCCCGTGGGTCTCGTGCTTCTCGTGATCGGCATCGGCCGTCGCGCGTGGTCGAGCCGCTACACGACGGCGAAAGCTGTCGTCGCGACGGTGCGCGACCGCGATGCGAAGATCCGCTGGTTCGGGGAGGAGGGCGAGGTGCGCGAGAGCACGTCGCCGCTCACGGGTCAGATTCCTGCTGTCGGGGATGCCCGCACCGTGTGGGTGCACCCCTCGCGCCCGGACACGCCGCGCCTCGACGACCCCTCGCACGACGGGCGAGTGCTTCTGACTCTCGGCGGCATCCTCACCACCGTTGGGGCGATCGCGACGATCGTCGCGTTCCTGCTGCCCCTCATGGCGAGCGCGTAG
- a CDS encoding MarR family winged helix-turn-helix transcriptional regulator: MTQPDEVDRIVDAWRRERPDLDVEPLQVLSRVSRLARHLDRARRAAFAASELESWEFDVLSALRRAGEPYELSPKALLQQTLVSSGTMTNRVDRLTVRGLVERRTDPNDGRSIRVRMSAEGRSRVDRAIGVLLQSETELLERLPRADQTQLADLLRTLGAGFDEMPA; the protein is encoded by the coding sequence ATGACGCAGCCGGACGAGGTCGACCGCATCGTCGACGCGTGGCGCCGCGAGCGCCCCGACCTCGACGTCGAACCGCTGCAGGTGCTCTCGCGCGTGAGCCGCCTCGCGCGGCACCTCGACCGCGCCCGCAGGGCCGCCTTCGCGGCCTCCGAGCTCGAATCGTGGGAGTTCGACGTGCTCTCCGCCCTGCGCCGCGCCGGTGAACCCTACGAGCTCAGCCCCAAGGCTCTGCTGCAGCAGACGCTCGTCTCGAGCGGCACCATGACCAATCGGGTCGACCGGCTCACCGTGCGCGGGCTCGTCGAGCGTCGCACCGACCCCAACGATGGGCGGAGCATCCGGGTCAGGATGTCGGCGGAGGGGCGCAGCCGCGTCGACCGCGCGATCGGCGTGCTACTGCAGAGCGAAACCGAGCTGCTCGAGAGGCTGCCGCGCGCCGATCAGACGCAGCTCGCCGACCTGCTGCGCACGCTCGGTGCAGGCTTCGACGAGATGCCTGCCTGA
- a CDS encoding MIP/aquaporin family protein, producing MTTPPLPRRLLAEYLGSALLAAIVIGSGIMATTLTPDVGVQLLINALATAMGLTVLILVFGPVGGAHFNPAVTLAIATLGDMRWRDAPAYVVAQIAGCASGAILGNAMFALPAVTISTTARATGANLLAEVVAAAGLVLVILALVRSNRLDWVAPAVGAYIGSAYFFTASTSFANPAITIGRMLSDTFAGIAPASAPPFIAAQLLGAAIAVGLAVLLYPRTVIVVAETPGDPGEPGTLTDAAAHVEPETQRSGAH from the coding sequence GTGACCACTCCCCCGCTGCCCCGCCGCCTGCTCGCCGAATACCTCGGCAGCGCTCTGCTCGCCGCGATCGTCATCGGCTCCGGCATCATGGCGACGACCCTCACGCCCGACGTCGGCGTACAGCTGCTCATCAACGCACTCGCGACAGCGATGGGCCTCACGGTGCTCATCCTCGTCTTCGGCCCCGTCGGCGGGGCGCACTTCAACCCCGCCGTGACCCTCGCCATCGCGACCCTGGGCGACATGAGGTGGCGGGACGCCCCCGCGTACGTCGTCGCGCAGATCGCAGGGTGCGCATCCGGCGCGATTCTCGGCAACGCCATGTTCGCCCTGCCCGCGGTGACGATCAGCACGACCGCGCGCGCGACGGGAGCGAATCTTCTCGCGGAGGTCGTCGCCGCGGCGGGACTCGTGCTCGTGATCCTCGCCCTCGTGCGCTCGAACCGTCTCGACTGGGTGGCGCCCGCGGTCGGCGCCTACATCGGCTCGGCGTACTTCTTCACGGCATCCACGAGCTTCGCGAACCCCGCCATCACGATCGGGCGGATGCTGTCAGACACCTTCGCAGGGATCGCCCCGGCGAGCGCCCCGCCCTTCATCGCCGCGCAACTGCTCGGCGCAGCCATCGCCGTCGGGCTCGCCGTGCTGCTCTACCCGCGCACCGTCATCGTCGTCGCCGAGACGCCGGGCGACCCCGGCGAGCCCGGCACGCTCACGGACGCCGCCGCGCACGTCGAGCCCGAGACGCAGCGCAGCGGCGCCCACTAG
- a CDS encoding ArsR/SmtB family transcription factor, with amino-acid sequence MTTRELLPVIDATACCSPLTRETISADHADDLARSLKALADPARLRLISIVAASEGAEACVCDLTEPLGLSQPTVSHHLKVLVDSGYLEREKRGTWAYFRLVPGSLDSVAHLLATV; translated from the coding sequence ATGACCACACGAGAACTGCTGCCCGTCATCGACGCCACGGCGTGCTGCTCGCCCCTCACGCGCGAGACGATCAGCGCCGACCACGCCGACGACCTCGCCCGTTCGCTCAAGGCCCTCGCCGACCCGGCGCGATTGAGGCTCATCTCGATCGTCGCCGCGAGCGAGGGCGCCGAGGCATGCGTGTGCGACCTCACCGAGCCGCTCGGTCTCAGCCAGCCGACCGTCTCGCACCACCTCAAGGTGCTCGTCGACTCCGGATACCTCGAGCGCGAGAAGCGCGGCACGTGGGCGTACTTCCGGCTCGTGCCCGGCTCGCTCGACTCCGTCGCCCACCTCCTCGCGACGGTCTAA